A genomic segment from Corythoichthys intestinalis isolate RoL2023-P3 chromosome 2, ASM3026506v1, whole genome shotgun sequence encodes:
- the LOC130912367 gene encoding DDRGK domain-containing protein 1-like, which yields MDLVLYLIAAAILAVLLLFAVKLRKRTQEADREHEQAVVRAAVVRPRAAVEERGAGMPRRRRNLAGAMANRRPQREVEELEEEQEQQVEDDDEAEQQSSQPTAKIGAKKQRKLEEKQAKKAQREAELEEREERKRMQELRDQERRQEEEKERELEKKQEEEERRAKEEQEKREEEEYLKLKASFVVEDQGEEEQLTEDQSRNLLREFIDYIESCKVVLLEDLASHFGMRTKDAIARLQDLLAEGSLTGVIDDRGKFISITPAEMDAVAQFIKQRGRVSITELALASNSLINLKPENRNTA from the exons ATGGATCTCGTTTTGTATCTGATAGCTGCTGCTATTTTGGCAGTCCTGCTGTTATTTGCTGTGAAGTTGCGGAAGAGGACGCAGGAAG CTGACAGAGAGCATGAGCAGGCCGTGGTCCGAGCGGCGGTCGTCCGTCCACGTGCAGCCGTGGAAGAGCGAGGGGCTGGTATGCCACGTCGAAGGAGGAATCTTGCAGGGGCGATGGCCAACAGAAGACCACAGAGAGAAGTAGAGGAGCTTG AAGAAGAGCAAGAACAGCAGGTAGAAGATGATGAtgaggccgaacagcagagctccCAGCCGACTGCAAAAATTGGAGCTAAAAAACAAAGGAAACTTGAAGAGAAACAGGCCAAGAAAGCACAGCGAGAG GCTGAGCTGGAGGAGCGTGAAGAAAGGAAGAGGATGCAGGAGCTCAGAGATCAAGAGAGACGACAGGAGGAGGAGAAAGAAAGAGAACTGGAAAAGAAACAG GAAGAGGAAGAGCGTCGGGCCAAGGAGGAGCAGGAAAAAAGGGAGGAGGAGGAGTACCTAAAGCTCAAAGCTTCCTTTGTGGTAGAAGACCAGGGTGAGGAGGAGCAGCTTACTGAAGACCAG TCACGTAACTTGCTCAGAGAATTCATCGATTACATAGAG AGCTGTAAAGTGGTTCTACTGGAGGACTTAGCCTCTCATTTTGGAATGAGAACAAAGGATGCTATTGCCAGACTGCAGGACTTGCTAGCAGAAGGATCCCTCACAG gAGTCATTGATGACAGGGGGAAATTTATCTCAATCACTCCAGCAGAAATGGATGCAGTGGCTCAGTTCATCAAACAAAGAGGCCGGGTTTCTATCACGGAGTTGGCCCTGGCTAGTAATTCTTTGATCAATTTGAAACCAGAGAACCGCAACACTGCCTGA